From a region of the Dickeya poaceiphila genome:
- a CDS encoding FecCD family ABC transporter permease, whose protein sequence is MSVTTESPISRVSTAENSAIIDYRHVIRHRLVIMAVLIVAIVASLLLDFVLGPSGLPLNVLWQTLTDPANADAGSRVIVWDIRLPYALMAVVVGLALGLAGAEMQTILNNPLASPFTLGVSSAAAFGAALAIVLGIGIPGVPAQWFISANAFLFALLAALLLDGITRWTKVATSGVVLFGIALVFTFNALVSMLQFVANEDTLQGLVFWTMGSLARSSWQKLGILLAVLAVVMPLSMMSSWKLTALRLGEDRAISFGINVRRLRLATLLRISFLSALSVAFVGPIGFIGLVAPHIARIIFGEDHRFYLPASALTGALVLSLASVASKNLLPGVIIPVGIVTSLVGVPFFLSIILRNRGNV, encoded by the coding sequence ATGAGTGTAACCACCGAATCCCCTATCAGCCGTGTCAGCACAGCTGAAAACAGCGCGATAATCGATTATCGACACGTCATCCGCCATCGGCTGGTAATAATGGCGGTGTTGATCGTGGCGATTGTCGCCTCTCTGCTGTTGGACTTTGTACTCGGCCCTTCCGGCCTGCCGTTGAATGTACTGTGGCAAACGCTGACCGACCCCGCTAACGCGGATGCCGGCAGTCGCGTCATCGTCTGGGACATCCGTCTGCCGTATGCCCTGATGGCGGTGGTGGTCGGTCTGGCGCTGGGGTTGGCTGGCGCAGAGATGCAAACCATCCTGAATAACCCGCTGGCAAGCCCATTTACGTTAGGCGTCTCCTCCGCCGCGGCATTTGGTGCGGCGCTGGCAATTGTCTTGGGGATCGGTATTCCTGGCGTTCCGGCGCAATGGTTCATTTCGGCCAACGCCTTCCTGTTCGCGCTGCTGGCAGCACTGCTGCTGGACGGCATCACTCGCTGGACCAAGGTGGCAACCTCCGGCGTGGTGTTGTTCGGGATTGCACTGGTGTTTACCTTTAACGCGCTGGTGTCGATGCTGCAGTTCGTCGCCAACGAAGATACGCTGCAAGGGCTGGTATTTTGGACCATGGGCAGCCTGGCGCGCTCATCCTGGCAAAAGCTCGGCATTTTGCTGGCAGTACTGGCTGTGGTGATGCCGTTGTCCATGATGAGTTCATGGAAACTCACTGCGCTACGTTTAGGTGAAGATCGCGCCATCAGCTTTGGTATCAACGTACGTCGTCTGCGTCTGGCAACGTTGCTGCGCATCAGTTTCCTGTCGGCTCTATCGGTCGCGTTCGTCGGGCCGATTGGTTTTATCGGTCTGGTTGCCCCGCATATCGCCCGTATAATTTTCGGCGAAGACCACCGTTTTTATCTACCTGCCAGCGCGCTGACAGGCGCACTGGTGCTGTCGCTGGCATCTGTTGCCTCTAAAAATCTGCTGCCTGGGGTCATCATTCCGGTAGGGATTGTGACCTCGCTGGTAGGGGTTCCTTTCTTCCTCAGTATCATTCTGCGTAACCGGGGGAACGTATGA
- a CDS encoding nickel/cobalt transporter has translation MSVNRSLVSRHYLCWWPLVLFLVLLGMAAWQALVWWPSILLQSIEWQRMLHQQMSDLMEQVRARPHQAGWTLVMFSLVYGVLHAIGPGHGKVVIATYLATHPSRLKSSLQLTFASALLQGGMAVVLVTVVLAVLQLSSRALHIGSFWMEKSSFVLVTVLGGWLCLRACRRLLASLFPRARPRIHSLTPLDAPVSGIPLMSTAMRHHHEEQCGCGHQHVPAADTLNHSDGWRTRLMIVLAMGLRPCSGAILVLLFAKVLDVFVWGVISALTMALGTAFTVSLLGVAVLFCRRQLERLSRTSTASRWQPLLWSALSLAGGMTLAFAGIVLYLTTQPDVMGGIRPLMG, from the coding sequence ATGTCAGTAAACCGTTCGCTTGTCTCCCGACATTACTTGTGCTGGTGGCCGCTGGTACTGTTTTTAGTGCTGCTCGGCATGGCCGCATGGCAGGCGCTGGTCTGGTGGCCGTCGATTCTGCTGCAAAGTATTGAATGGCAGAGAATGCTGCATCAGCAGATGTCGGATTTGATGGAGCAGGTGCGAGCCAGGCCCCATCAGGCAGGCTGGACGCTGGTGATGTTCAGTTTGGTGTACGGTGTATTACATGCAATTGGTCCCGGTCACGGTAAGGTGGTGATCGCCACCTATCTGGCGACCCACCCGTCCCGGCTGAAAAGCAGCCTGCAACTGACGTTTGCCTCTGCGCTGTTGCAAGGGGGAATGGCGGTGGTGCTGGTGACCGTGGTGCTGGCGGTATTGCAGCTTTCCAGCCGGGCTTTGCACATCGGTAGTTTCTGGATGGAGAAAAGTAGCTTTGTGCTGGTGACAGTGCTAGGAGGCTGGTTGTGTCTGCGCGCATGTCGGCGCTTGCTGGCGTCACTCTTCCCTCGTGCCAGGCCACGTATCCATTCGTTAACGCCGCTTGATGCGCCGGTGTCCGGCATCCCGTTGATGTCGACAGCTATGCGCCATCACCATGAAGAACAGTGCGGTTGTGGTCATCAGCATGTACCCGCAGCGGATACGCTTAACCACAGTGATGGCTGGCGCACCCGCCTGATGATCGTGCTGGCGATGGGGCTGCGCCCCTGTTCCGGTGCGATACTGGTGTTGTTGTTCGCTAAAGTGCTGGATGTGTTTGTCTGGGGGGTGATCTCCGCTCTGACCATGGCGTTGGGGACGGCGTTTACCGTTTCGCTGTTGGGGGTGGCGGTGCTGTTTTGTCGTCGTCAACTGGAACGGTTAAGCCGTACCAGTACCGCTTCCCGTTGGCAACCGCTGCTCTGGTCGGCCTTGTCGCTGGCGGGCGGTATGACACTGGCCTTCGCCGGCATTGTACTTTATCTCACCACGCAACCCGATGTTATGGGCGGAATCCGACCATTGATGGGGTAA
- a CDS encoding ABC transporter ATP-binding protein, giving the protein MSHNGLAISHFSAGYPRRTIINDLSVPLLPRGKITVLLGPNGSGKSTLLRALAGLGQAQGELLLDDVNLMQLPFAKRAEKVVYLPQSLPAGVHLHVLESIIVAQRASGGLHHIYSEDDVLTLLRQLGISHLAMSYLDQLSGGQKQLVGLAQSLIRQPSLLLLDEPLSALDLNYQFHVMDLVRQETRKRNIVTVVVVHDINIALRHGDHVLMLKDGKLIADGAPAEVINEGNLAQVYGVRGRIERCSRGIPQVMIDGLVTEPRL; this is encoded by the coding sequence ATGAGTCACAACGGACTGGCGATTTCCCATTTTTCTGCGGGCTACCCCAGACGAACCATCATTAACGACCTGTCGGTACCGCTGCTGCCGCGCGGTAAGATCACCGTACTGCTTGGACCTAACGGCAGCGGTAAATCAACGCTACTGCGCGCCCTGGCCGGCCTGGGGCAAGCGCAAGGCGAACTGCTGTTGGATGACGTCAACCTGATGCAGCTGCCGTTTGCCAAACGAGCGGAAAAAGTGGTGTATCTTCCGCAATCGTTGCCTGCCGGGGTGCATCTTCACGTGCTGGAATCGATTATCGTCGCCCAACGAGCATCCGGCGGTTTGCACCACATCTACAGTGAAGACGACGTACTGACGCTGCTCAGACAGCTGGGCATTTCGCATCTGGCGATGAGTTATCTGGACCAGCTCTCCGGTGGTCAGAAGCAGTTAGTCGGATTGGCACAATCGCTGATCCGTCAACCCTCACTGTTATTGCTGGACGAACCGCTCAGCGCGCTCGACCTCAATTACCAGTTCCATGTTATGGATCTGGTCCGTCAGGAAACCCGCAAGCGCAATATCGTGACGGTAGTGGTCGTGCATGACATCAATATCGCGCTGCGTCATGGCGACCATGTACTGATGCTTAAAGATGGCAAACTGATTGCCGATGGCGCGCCTGCCGAGGTAATCAACGAAGGCAATCTGGCACAGGTGTACGGTGTGCGTGGCCGCATCGAACGCTGTTCACGCGGTATTCCACAGGTAATGATTGACGGATTGGTGACGGAACCAAGACTGTAA
- the iscR gene encoding Fe-S cluster assembly transcriptional regulator IscR, whose translation MRLTSKGRYAVTAMLDVALHSKEGPVPLADISERQGISLSYLEQLFSRLRKHGLVASVRGPGGGYLLGKDSSEIAVGSVISAVDESVDATRCQGKEGCQGGDRCLTHTLWRDLSDRISEFLNNITLDELVSNKEVLDVADRQDADVRRTTNGRIQETINVNLRA comes from the coding sequence ATGAGACTGACATCTAAAGGCCGCTACGCCGTTACCGCCATGCTTGATGTGGCGTTGCATTCAAAAGAAGGCCCGGTTCCATTGGCGGACATCTCTGAACGTCAGGGTATTTCGCTTTCTTATCTGGAACAGCTATTTTCTCGCCTGCGCAAACATGGGCTGGTTGCCAGTGTGCGTGGCCCAGGCGGCGGTTATCTGTTGGGGAAAGACTCTAGCGAAATTGCCGTCGGCTCAGTCATCTCTGCTGTGGATGAGTCTGTGGATGCCACCCGTTGTCAGGGGAAAGAAGGGTGTCAGGGCGGTGATCGTTGCCTGACTCATACGCTGTGGCGTGATTTGAGTGATCGCATCAGCGAGTTTCTCAATAACATCACCCTGGATGAACTGGTTAGCAATAAAGAAGTTCTGGACGTCGCAGATCGTCAGGATGCTGACGTGCGTCGTACTACCAACGGACGCATACAAGAAACTATTAACGTCAACTTGCGTGCCTGA
- the trmJ gene encoding tRNA (cytosine(32)/uridine(32)-2'-O)-methyltransferase TrmJ, whose product MLQNIRIVLVETSHTGNMGSTARAMKTMGLTNLWLVNPLVKPDSQAISLSAGASDVIGNATIVDTLDQALEGCGLVVGTSARSRTLPWPMLEPRECGVRSIQEAQHAPVAIVFGRERVGLTNEELQKCHYHVAIPANPEYSSLNLAMAVQILSYELRVAWLDSQQQGESAHKESPYPLVDDLERFYQHLEETLLYTGFIRQAHQGQVMNKLRRLFTRARPESQELNILRGMLSAITKTASSEKSQDNKPQGNS is encoded by the coding sequence ATGTTACAGAATATACGCATTGTGCTGGTGGAGACTTCACATACCGGCAATATGGGGTCAACGGCCAGAGCAATGAAAACCATGGGCCTGACTAATCTATGGCTGGTCAATCCACTGGTTAAGCCTGATTCACAAGCCATTTCGTTGTCTGCTGGCGCCAGTGATGTGATTGGCAACGCCACCATTGTTGATACGCTCGATCAGGCGCTGGAAGGCTGTGGCCTGGTTGTAGGCACCAGCGCTCGTTCCCGAACGCTACCCTGGCCGATGCTGGAGCCGCGTGAATGCGGCGTACGCAGTATTCAGGAAGCGCAACACGCGCCGGTGGCAATTGTGTTTGGCCGCGAACGCGTGGGGTTAACGAATGAGGAACTGCAAAAATGCCACTATCATGTGGCGATTCCCGCTAATCCGGAGTACAGCTCACTGAATCTGGCGATGGCGGTGCAGATCCTGTCTTATGAGCTCCGTGTCGCCTGGCTGGACAGCCAGCAGCAGGGCGAATCCGCGCATAAGGAAAGCCCGTATCCGCTGGTGGATGATCTGGAGCGTTTTTATCAACATCTGGAAGAGACGTTGCTGTATACCGGTTTCATTCGTCAGGCTCATCAGGGGCAGGTGATGAATAAGCTGCGGCGGCTGTTTACCCGCGCCCGTCCAGAAAGTCAGGAACTCAATATTTTGCGTGGCATGTTGAGCGCTATCACGAAAACAGCCTCATCAGAAAAATCACAGGATAACAAACCACAGGGTAATAGTTGA
- a CDS encoding polysaccharide lyase, with translation MNNTHVFSAGTKSVLAAIVATAMMTTAAHAASLQTTKATETASTGWATQTTGTTGGAKAASAKIYAVKNISEFKAALNGSDTDPKIIQVTGAIDISGGKAYTSFDDQKARSQISIPSNTTIIGIGSNGKFTNGSLVIKGVSNIILRNLYLETPVDVAPHYEEGDGWNAEWDAAVIDNSDHVWVDHVTVSDGSFTDDKYTTKNGEKYVQHDGSLDIKKGSDYITVSYSRFELHDKTILIGHSDSNGAQDSGKLRVTFHNNVFDRVTERTPRVRFGSIHAYNNVYLGDVKNSTYPYLYSFGLGTSGSILSEGNYLNIANLKSNCAVVKSFNSKVFSDNGSLINGGDAGLDNCGFTAYKPTLPYKYSVQKISSSVADSINSNAGYGKL, from the coding sequence ATGAACAACACCCACGTATTTTCTGCTGGAACCAAAAGTGTACTGGCAGCCATTGTTGCCACCGCGATGATGACTACAGCCGCCCACGCAGCCAGCCTGCAAACTACCAAAGCAACAGAAACAGCCTCAACCGGCTGGGCAACACAGACGACCGGCACCACCGGTGGCGCCAAAGCAGCGTCAGCCAAAATCTATGCAGTAAAAAATATCAGCGAATTTAAAGCTGCGCTGAACGGTTCGGATACCGATCCTAAAATTATCCAGGTCACTGGGGCCATTGATATCAGTGGTGGAAAAGCCTACACCAGCTTTGATGATCAGAAAGCTCGCAGCCAGATCAGCATTCCGTCTAACACCACCATCATTGGCATCGGCAGCAACGGCAAATTTACTAACGGCTCTTTGGTTATCAAAGGCGTGAGCAATATTATCCTGCGTAACCTGTACCTCGAAACGCCGGTAGATGTAGCACCGCATTACGAAGAAGGGGATGGCTGGAACGCCGAGTGGGATGCAGCAGTAATCGATAACTCCGACCACGTTTGGGTTGACCATGTTACCGTCAGCGATGGCAGCTTCACCGACGACAAATACACCACCAAAAACGGTGAGAAATATGTACAGCACGATGGTTCGTTGGATATCAAGAAAGGGTCTGACTACATCACCGTTTCCTACAGCCGCTTCGAACTGCACGACAAGACCATCCTGATCGGCCACAGTGACAGCAATGGTGCGCAAGACTCTGGCAAACTGCGCGTGACGTTCCACAACAACGTGTTTGACCGCGTTACCGAACGTACCCCACGCGTACGCTTTGGTAGTATTCACGCTTACAACAACGTCTATCTGGGCGATGTGAAGAACAGCACCTACCCATACCTGTACAGCTTCGGTCTTGGCACCAGCGGCAGCATTTTATCTGAAGGCAACTACCTCAATATCGCCAATCTGAAATCAAACTGTGCTGTTGTGAAGTCATTCAATAGCAAAGTGTTCTCCGATAATGGTTCACTGATTAACGGCGGCGATGCCGGATTGGATAATTGCGGCTTTACCGCCTACAAACCGACGCTGCCGTACAAATATTCTGTACAGAAAATCAGCAGCAGCGTTGCCGATAGCATCAACAGCAACGCAGGTTACGGCAAACTGTAA
- a CDS encoding DUF1007 family protein, translating to MLHYNNSSFSWRWVSCLLLTMVAVSGPASAHPHSFIDMKTTVEGKDDQITGLRMNWTMDPITSADLLYDAGNAAKDSEVWKKLAADVMANVLGQHYFTDIYRDGKPVKYQSLPTEYHLSRAGNKAVLEFVLPLAHPQPLAGAPLLISTYDPTYFVDMSYNDDNAIQLSAALASRCKTTLKTPKPDASLQSYALSLDKNAKPSQDMELGKQFAQQVTLQCQ from the coding sequence ATGTTACATTATAACAATTCAAGCTTTTCATGGCGTTGGGTAAGCTGCCTGCTATTGACCATGGTAGCGGTATCCGGCCCGGCGTCGGCGCATCCGCACAGTTTTATCGATATGAAAACCACCGTGGAAGGGAAAGACGACCAGATAACCGGATTACGTATGAACTGGACTATGGACCCTATCACCTCTGCCGATTTGCTGTACGACGCAGGCAATGCCGCCAAAGATTCCGAAGTGTGGAAGAAACTGGCTGCTGACGTTATGGCGAATGTGCTGGGGCAACATTACTTTACTGATATCTACCGGGATGGAAAGCCGGTGAAATATCAGTCGCTACCAACGGAGTATCACCTTTCTCGTGCCGGTAACAAAGCGGTGCTGGAATTTGTGCTGCCGCTGGCTCACCCGCAGCCGCTGGCGGGCGCGCCGTTACTGATTTCCACTTATGATCCCACCTATTTCGTCGATATGTCCTATAACGATGACAACGCGATTCAGCTCAGCGCTGCGCTGGCCTCGCGCTGTAAAACTACGCTGAAGACGCCAAAACCTGATGCGTCGCTTCAGTCTTATGCGCTGTCGTTGGATAAAAACGCTAAACCCTCTCAGGACATGGAGCTAGGAAAACAGTTCGCTCAACAGGTTACGCTGCAATGTCAGTAA
- a CDS encoding ABC transporter substrate-binding protein — protein MLNKSWRHILLATTLTTSFTSFATQYPLNITDIAGQSVTITQEPQRIVLQDGRDIMAMALLDRDNPFQRLVAWNNLPKKQDTATWDLLKSKWPQSESILDMGFSDKGDVELESILAKKPDLMIAQLRAKPSLMENGVISKLNALHIPLVFVDYEINPAQNTAPSVDLLGKVLNREENAKAYTDFYRQHVGDIQKATAGITTKPTVFIEPIAGNSDACCFTHAHNGWGGLLEAIGVKNIGSDLLPGASGFVALEKVISEKPDTYIMTGSKRGNGTSKILPFGYGASGSDIQEKANALLSRTGIDQVPAIKAGQVYGVYHHFYNHPYNIVGMEYLAKAVYPKQFSTLNPDDTYHYIVRHFTTLPDNNFVFASKLAR, from the coding sequence ATGTTAAATAAATCATGGCGTCATATTTTGCTGGCTACCACACTGACGACCTCCTTCACCAGTTTCGCCACCCAATACCCCCTCAATATTACTGATATCGCCGGACAAAGCGTCACCATCACGCAGGAACCTCAACGCATTGTGTTGCAGGATGGCCGCGATATCATGGCCATGGCGCTGCTGGATCGTGATAATCCGTTCCAGCGTCTGGTTGCCTGGAACAATCTGCCTAAAAAACAGGACACCGCCACCTGGGACTTGCTGAAAAGCAAATGGCCACAATCTGAAAGCATTCTGGACATGGGCTTTAGCGACAAAGGCGACGTGGAGCTGGAAAGTATTCTGGCTAAAAAACCGGATCTGATGATTGCTCAACTGCGCGCCAAACCCTCCCTGATGGAAAATGGCGTGATCAGCAAACTGAATGCGCTGCACATTCCATTGGTATTTGTAGATTATGAAATCAACCCGGCGCAAAACACCGCCCCCAGTGTTGATTTGCTTGGTAAAGTATTAAACCGCGAAGAAAACGCCAAAGCCTATACCGACTTTTACCGTCAACACGTTGGCGACATCCAAAAAGCAACCGCAGGTATCACGACCAAACCCACCGTGTTCATTGAGCCTATCGCCGGCAACTCCGACGCCTGCTGCTTTACCCATGCTCACAACGGCTGGGGTGGTCTACTGGAAGCCATCGGTGTGAAAAACATCGGTTCTGATCTGTTGCCGGGCGCATCCGGTTTTGTTGCACTGGAAAAAGTGATCAGCGAAAAACCCGATACCTATATCATGACCGGCTCCAAACGCGGCAACGGCACCAGCAAAATTTTGCCGTTCGGTTATGGTGCCAGCGGCAGCGATATTCAGGAAAAAGCCAACGCGCTGTTAAGCCGTACCGGCATCGATCAGGTTCCCGCCATCAAAGCCGGTCAGGTCTATGGGGTTTACCATCATTTCTATAATCATCCGTATAACATCGTCGGCATGGAGTATCTGGCCAAAGCGGTGTATCCAAAGCAGTTCAGCACTCTGAACCCGGACGATACCTACCACTATATTGTTCGCCACTTTACTACCTTGCCTGACAACAACTTTGTGTTTGCTAGTAAACTGGCCAGGTAA
- the suhB gene encoding inositol-1-monophosphatase: protein MHPMLNIAVRAARKGGNLIAKNYETPDAVEASQKGSNDFVTNVDRDAERLIIEVIRKAYPQHTIIGEECGELVGEDQDVQWVIDPLDGTTNFLKRLPHFAVSIAVRVKGRTEVAVVYDPMRNELFTATRGQGAQLNGYRLRGSNARDLDGTILATGFPFKHKQHSASYLRVLEALFSQCADFRRTGSAALDLAYVAAGRVDGFFEIGLKPWDFAGGELLVREAGGIVTDFVGGHNYIASGNIVAGNPRVVKSLLSTIRDQLSDALKR, encoded by the coding sequence ATGCATCCGATGCTTAACATCGCCGTGCGCGCAGCGCGCAAAGGCGGCAACCTGATAGCTAAAAACTATGAAACGCCTGACGCCGTTGAGGCCAGCCAAAAAGGCAGTAACGATTTTGTCACTAACGTTGACCGCGATGCAGAACGCCTGATTATCGAGGTAATCCGCAAAGCCTACCCGCAGCACACCATCATTGGTGAAGAATGTGGCGAGCTGGTTGGCGAGGATCAGGACGTACAATGGGTTATCGATCCCCTGGATGGCACCACCAATTTCCTTAAACGTCTCCCTCATTTTGCCGTATCTATCGCGGTTCGCGTTAAAGGCCGCACCGAAGTCGCCGTTGTCTACGATCCAATGCGTAACGAACTGTTTACTGCCACCCGTGGTCAGGGTGCTCAGTTGAATGGTTACCGTCTGCGCGGCAGTAATGCCCGCGATCTGGACGGCACAATTCTTGCGACTGGCTTTCCGTTCAAACACAAACAGCACAGCGCCAGCTACCTGCGTGTGCTGGAAGCCTTGTTCAGTCAGTGTGCCGACTTCCGCCGCACCGGTTCCGCCGCACTTGATCTGGCCTATGTGGCAGCAGGCCGCGTAGATGGCTTTTTTGAAATCGGCCTGAAACCGTGGGACTTCGCCGGTGGCGAACTGCTGGTACGTGAAGCCGGCGGCATCGTTACCGACTTCGTCGGCGGTCATAACTACATCGCTTCCGGCAACATTGTCGCGGGTAACCCACGCGTAGTGAAATCCCTTCTCTCCACCATCCGCGATCAACTGAGCGACGCACTCAAGCGCTAA
- a CDS encoding 3-phenylpropionate MFS transporter yields the protein MVLQSTYWLALGYFTYFFSYGVFLPFWGGWLKGEGLSAEAIGILLGTGLVSRFVGNLFITPLVNDPARLITVLRGLALLSVLTFAGFWLGSALLWLMLVMVGFNLFFAPLIPLTDALAATWQKQFPLDYGRVRLWGSIAFVIGSALTGQLATFWGHQAILATLAAALLSMLLSMALKPHVMPASATRHPTQTTATPWLVLLREPAVWRFLLCVSLLQGAHAAYYGFSVIYWQQSGYSAAVIGYLWSLGVVAEIVIFALSKRLFGHWRASSLLMLSTLCSVVRWSLMGATVSLPWLIVMQILHCGTFTVCHLAAMRFISSRHDADVLRLQAAYSALSTGGAIAVMTVVSGFLFEYLQGGTFWMMALLVLPAFMLRPQESSHAS from the coding sequence ATGGTTCTTCAATCCACATACTGGCTGGCGCTCGGCTATTTCACCTATTTTTTCAGTTATGGCGTTTTTTTGCCCTTTTGGGGCGGCTGGCTCAAGGGAGAGGGGTTATCTGCCGAGGCAATCGGCATTCTGCTTGGCACCGGACTGGTGTCGAGATTCGTTGGCAACCTGTTCATTACACCGTTGGTGAACGATCCCGCCCGACTGATTACCGTACTGAGAGGATTGGCATTGCTGTCGGTGTTGACATTCGCTGGTTTCTGGCTGGGCAGTGCCTTGTTATGGCTAATGCTGGTGATGGTTGGTTTCAACCTGTTCTTCGCGCCATTGATTCCGCTTACCGATGCGCTGGCCGCGACCTGGCAAAAACAGTTCCCCCTTGATTATGGTCGGGTGAGACTCTGGGGTTCTATCGCGTTCGTGATAGGCTCCGCCCTTACCGGGCAACTGGCCACGTTCTGGGGACATCAGGCGATTTTGGCAACACTGGCGGCGGCGCTGTTATCGATGTTGCTGAGTATGGCGTTGAAACCGCATGTGATGCCTGCGTCAGCCACACGTCACCCTACGCAAACAACCGCTACGCCGTGGCTGGTCTTGCTGCGTGAGCCGGCAGTCTGGCGTTTTTTACTGTGCGTGTCCTTGCTACAGGGCGCTCATGCCGCTTATTACGGTTTCAGTGTGATTTACTGGCAACAGTCGGGGTATTCCGCCGCCGTTATCGGTTATCTCTGGTCGCTGGGGGTGGTAGCGGAAATCGTCATTTTTGCCCTGAGCAAGCGCCTGTTCGGCCATTGGCGTGCGTCCAGTTTGTTGATGTTATCCACGTTGTGCAGTGTGGTGCGCTGGAGTCTGATGGGAGCAACGGTGTCGTTGCCGTGGCTGATTGTGATGCAGATTTTGCATTGCGGCACTTTTACGGTCTGTCATCTGGCCGCTATGCGGTTTATCTCCTCACGCCACGATGCCGACGTACTGCGTTTGCAGGCGGCGTATTCGGCGCTGAGCACCGGTGGTGCTATTGCCGTGATGACGGTGGTGTCCGGTTTTCTGTTTGAGTACCTTCAGGGGGGAACCTTCTGGATGATGGCATTGCTGGTGTTGCCGGCGTTTATGCTGCGTCCGCAGGAGAGTAGCCACGCGTCATGA
- the glyA gene encoding serine hydroxymethyltransferase has protein sequence MLKREMNIADYDAELWQAMQQEVVRQEEHIELIASENYTSPRVMQAQGSQLTNKYAEGYPGKRYYGGCEYVDVVEQLAIDRAKELFGADYANVQPHSGSQANFAVYTALLQPGDTILGMNLAHGGHLTHGSPVNLSGKLYNVVPYGIDDSGKINYDEMAELARTHKPKMIVGGFSAYSGIVDWAKMREIADSIGAYLFVDMAHVAGLVAAGVYPNPVPHAHIVTTTTHKTLAGPRGGLILAKGGDEDLYKKLNSAVFPGGQGGPLMHVIAGKAVALKEAMEPEFKTYQQQVAKNAKAMVEVFLSRGFNVVSGGTDNHLFLLDLVSKNLTGKEADAALGRANITVNKNSVPNDPKSPFVTSGIRIGTPAATRRGFKEAEVRELAGWICDVLDNINDDAVIERVKQKVLDVCARFPVYA, from the coding sequence ATGTTAAAGCGTGAAATGAACATTGCCGATTACGATGCCGAACTATGGCAAGCAATGCAGCAAGAAGTGGTGCGTCAGGAAGAGCACATTGAACTGATTGCGTCAGAAAACTATACCAGTCCACGCGTCATGCAGGCCCAGGGGTCTCAACTGACTAATAAATACGCCGAAGGGTATCCGGGCAAACGTTACTACGGCGGTTGCGAATACGTTGATGTGGTTGAGCAACTGGCGATTGACCGCGCTAAGGAACTGTTTGGCGCCGATTATGCCAACGTGCAACCGCACTCTGGTTCTCAGGCTAACTTTGCTGTCTATACTGCGCTGTTGCAGCCGGGCGACACCATTCTGGGGATGAATCTGGCGCACGGCGGCCACCTGACTCACGGCTCTCCGGTCAACCTGTCTGGTAAATTGTATAACGTCGTGCCTTACGGCATTGATGATAGCGGCAAGATCAACTACGACGAAATGGCCGAACTGGCTCGCACTCACAAGCCGAAAATGATCGTGGGCGGTTTCTCCGCCTATTCCGGCATCGTTGACTGGGCGAAGATGCGTGAAATCGCCGACAGCATCGGCGCTTATCTGTTCGTCGACATGGCGCATGTGGCTGGTCTGGTTGCTGCTGGTGTTTACCCGAACCCGGTTCCGCACGCACATATCGTGACCACCACCACCCATAAAACGCTGGCGGGTCCGCGTGGCGGCCTGATTCTGGCCAAAGGCGGCGACGAGGATCTGTACAAAAAACTGAACTCTGCCGTGTTCCCTGGCGGACAGGGCGGCCCGTTGATGCATGTCATCGCCGGTAAAGCCGTGGCGCTGAAAGAGGCGATGGAGCCGGAGTTCAAAACGTATCAGCAGCAGGTAGCCAAAAACGCCAAAGCGATGGTGGAAGTGTTCCTGTCTCGCGGGTTCAACGTGGTATCTGGCGGTACCGATAATCACCTGTTCCTGCTGGATCTGGTCAGCAAAAATCTGACCGGTAAAGAGGCGGATGCCGCGTTGGGTCGTGCCAATATCACTGTAAATAAAAACAGCGTGCCGAACGATCCGAAGAGTCCGTTTGTGACCTCTGGTATTCGTATTGGTACGCCGGCTGCTACCCGCCGCGGCTTCAAAGAAGCAGAAGTGCGTGAGCTGGCTGGTTGGATTTGTGATGTGCTGGACAACATCAATGACGACGCCGTTATTGAGCGCGTAAAACAGAAAGTTCTGGATGTCTGCGCCCGTTTCCCGGTTTACGCCTGA